The DNA window CGTGGGATGAGCAGGCCGTTCAGTTCGCGACCATCGGCCCGAATGTTTGTCTGCACGTAGTCAAACTCCTGCCGCAGCACGTCGTACACGCTCGACCCGTCGGTGTTCTGCTGCCGGGCCGTGCGCTGATGCGTCGATTCGGGCACGACGTCGGCGTTGTCCTGCTGCTTATAGTAGGTCAGCTTGTACTGATTCTGGCTGTCGAAACCTGACTCGATCAGTTGCACGCGGTAATCGGCAGGCACCGTCACCGAACCCGACCGCACGAACGGATAGATGTTGACGGTGAACGAGTTTTCGAGAATGATCCCCTCGTTGGTCGTTTCGTTCGGCGCGGCCGACTGCCCCACGGCGGGGCTGTAGAGTCGCTCAAAGGTCACGAACTGATTACCGGGCTGACCGGGGGCCGTAACGGGGATGTCGAGCGTGACCTGAATGCCCCCGCCCTGCGGCACCATCTTGAGCCGAACGCGGCCCGTCAGCAGATCGTCGACGTCGAAGAAATCAAAGAAATCGCGTTTCAACGGCAACAAAAAGCCTTTGTCGGTCGCCGGGGTTTGCAGGTTGCCATCGTAAAAACGGCCCCGATCGGTGGGGTACGGCAGGCGAATCAGGTACGGCTCCAGGAAGTCGCTGACGGTGAGCCAGGGATAGTTTCCGGGCTGGCCGGGCAGCGACCGCGCATTGTCGCGCCACGACTCGCGGACATAGTACGGCACGGGCGTGTTGGGGTTCCACTGCGCCTGCGGCACGTAGGTGAATTGCCGGAAGAAGCGGTTTTGCAGCACCATCGGGCGCGGCAAACTGCTACCGTAAATCCGGTTGTACTTGTCGGATTTGATGATAAAATCGCTGACCTGCGCGATAGCCCGCGAGTCGGATTTCTTCTTGCGGAGCGGAAAGCCCAGCACCTCCACGATGTCGCCGGGGCCGGTGGTAAGCTCTTCGAATTCGTTGTCGAACTGTTCGCGCGTCAGCAGCGACTGCCCGTTCTGCGCTTCGATGTGCTGGTAAAACAGCGTTGGGTTTTGCTGTTGCAGGAGCGTCCGGCTCCGGTTCAGGTAATCGTCGACCTCACGGAACCGCTCCCGGAAGTTGGGCATGAACAGCTTGATCGCGTACCAGAATTTCTGGTATTCGATGTCGCGCTGATACAACGGGGTAGTCGACTGATCGAACAGCCGGTCGTTGCCAATCGACACGTCGACCCAGCTCAGATCGTTGCCCCCGCTGAAAAACAGCGTTTTGGGCGATGTTCCACCGACAACCCGCCCCCGGTAGCTGAGGATGAATAGCCGGTTGATCTCGTTGAAGTTGTACTCAGCCGCGTCCTGATCGAGAAACAGTTTGAGCGCGTCGCCCAACCGCCGGTGTCCGGTGTTTGCTGAGTTACGCAGCCGATCGAGGTCGGTGCGGACGTCGAAGGGCGTAATCGTGACGTAGGTTTTGAGCTTGTCGTAGTTGAAAAACAGTTCGCCCACGTCGAGCGCATCCGACACAACGCGCTGATCGTTGACGGTGCCGTTGAGGTCGGGGCGCAGGGCCAGGTTCAGGAAGGCCGAGCGTACTAAATCGACCCGCGCAAACGGACTCGGAATCGACGTCGGCTGCTTCACGGTCTGCCCTCCCTGCGGGTCGCGGATGGCGGCAATCTGATCCGTACCGAGCGGCTTGCTGACGTACCAGTGCAGCCCCGGCGTCGGATTATGTAAGCTGAATGTTGTAGGCATATAGGTGGTTTAAGGTCTAAGGGTCAAGGTTTAATGTTCATGTCTACGCGCAGTAGCTGTGAGCAGGCGGTAGCCAACGTTGAACATTAGACCTTGAACCTTGAACTAATAATCCATCACCTTCGGCAGTTTGTCGCGGGTGAAGCGGTCGGTGCCTTCGGAGAATAGCTGGATAAATTTATCGGCTTCGCTGGGGTACGCTTTACCCTCGGCGGTTTTGTTGAGCGTTTGGTCGAAGTCGTCCACGATGTCAAGCTTGACGTCCGATTCACCGCCGAACAGGCCGCGCTTTTTCGGCTCGAAGCCCCGCACCGTGTGGCCCAGATTACTGGCGTCGAGCACAAACGCATCGAACGAACGTTTGTTGGCGCTCATCTCCGACAGCCACTGCCGAAAGCCCGTATCGAAGTTTTTGACGCTGTTGAAAAAGCCGGAGTTGACGAACGAACTCGAAATGGGCGGGTTAGCCTTAGCCCACTGCACCGTGCCTGCCGCCGACTTGAGCCGCTGGCTGAGGTACGTGCTGAACAGGGCCATCTTGGTCAGCGGCAGGTTAATCTGCTCTTTCGTCGCACTGGCGAGGTTGCCCAGTTGCAGCGTCGTGCCGTCCTGCTCCACGCCGAACTCCTTATACACCGGGCTTGTTGGTCGCCCGTTCGACACGCTCAGGCTGCTGTCGTCGATATTCATAAAATCGACAATCGCCAATGCCGACGCCAGTTCCACGAAGTGCGCTTCGTTTTTCTGTCCACCCGCGCCGGGGTCGTACGTGTACGCCTTCGTCTGATCGTCGCCGATGTAGTACAGCGCATTCACCGACGGGTTGACGCCCTTCTGATAATAGTTGAGCGCAGCCTTGGTTTTGGCGATAAACGAAGCCGGATCGATCAGCTTGTTGTCGTTGGTGGTCAGGCTGAAATACGGCATCACCGTAACGGCCCCGATTTTGGCATCGCGCAGGAAGGCCGGGTTCGGAATCTGCCCGATGGCCTGCGCCCCCCGGATGTTTTTCAGCAGAATCGGGAAGCCAGCCGCGCCCGTCCCGCCGAAGATAGAGCTGATGATGAAGATGCGGTCGTTGGCACCGAAGTTCTCGGCAAACGCCTGAAACACGTCGGAATACCGAAACTGATTCAGCACCGTACTACCGATGTTGGGGTTACCGACGAAGCCGATGTCCATCTTCGTTTCCAGATTTTCCTCCGAAAACAGGAGGCTGGCGAACGCCTTGCTCGGCGCGTCGAGTCCTTCGTAGTTGATGTAGTCGCGGAATTTCTCCTGCTGCACGCCCTGCAACTCAAACACGTAGGTATCGGCGATGGTCGCATTGCCGCCGATGGAGCGGTTCAGCGTCTTGATCTCCGTCCCGAAAAAGCCCGACGTCGGTTTGGTTTGCAGCCCCGCCCGGATATTGCCGTATTCGCGCAGCAGTTCCTTGGTCCGCAACAGGTCGTCGTTGGTTGCGTGGGGATCGAGCACGATGGGGATAACCTCGTCGGTATTTTTCAGGCTCACGCCCGACGCCAGCAGCATCGTCAGTGCCTTCAGCACCCGCGAACCCGTCCCGCCAATCGCAAAGACAAATAGTTTAGACATAGTTTTCAGTTTTGTGGGAGTAAGGGGTTGACCTCACCCCCAGCCCCTCTCCTAAAACAGGAGAGGGGTGTCGTCAGAGACAAACAGTAGTTCGT is part of the Spirosoma rhododendri genome and encodes:
- a CDS encoding acetate and sugar kinases/Hsc70/actin family protein, translated to MPTTFSLHNPTPGLHWYVSKPLGTDQIAAIRDPQGGQTVKQPTSIPSPFARVDLVRSAFLNLALRPDLNGTVNDQRVVSDALDVGELFFNYDKLKTYVTITPFDVRTDLDRLRNSANTGHRRLGDALKLFLDQDAAEYNFNEINRLFILSYRGRVVGGTSPKTLFFSGGNDLSWVDVSIGNDRLFDQSTTPLYQRDIEYQKFWYAIKLFMPNFRERFREVDDYLNRSRTLLQQQNPTLFYQHIEAQNGQSLLTREQFDNEFEELTTGPGDIVEVLGFPLRKKKSDSRAIAQVSDFIIKSDKYNRIYGSSLPRPMVLQNRFFRQFTYVPQAQWNPNTPVPYYVRESWRDNARSLPGQPGNYPWLTVSDFLEPYLIRLPYPTDRGRFYDGNLQTPATDKGFLLPLKRDFFDFFDVDDLLTGRVRLKMVPQGGGIQVTLDIPVTAPGQPGNQFVTFERLYSPAVGQSAAPNETTNEGIILENSFTVNIYPFVRSGSVTVPADYRVQLIESGFDSQNQYKLTYYKQQDNADVVPESTHQRTARQQNTDGSSVYDVLRQEFDYVQTNIRADGRELNGLLIPRWQVYNGGSKQFAFSVDFGTTNTHIEYSVDGGTPRPFDVAEVTPQVATLVAPAQYNPALFELFLLYDLEFVPPTIGPGRPDSFPTRTAIAEPLNLSFNQQTQALADFNIPFYVERQPAGSNRITTNLKWAKNNDQTERRVEAFLEELLMLIKNKVLTEGGNLSQTTVFWFFPASMTPGRVSQLRADWQTLYDRYIGGSQGRLREVSESVAPFYYYKQNPTLSASARPVINVDIGGGTSDVVVYERNEPRLLTSFRFAGNAIYGDAFSEYGAATHNGFVRKYQDRIQTLLDSQSLGNLSDNNRRMLDTNRSEDILAFWFSIEKSNDVKAKSMLSFNGMLAKDEDLKVVFVLFYTALIYHIAQLMKHKGIGLPGAITFSGTGSKLLTIISTDDQTLGKLARIIFEKVYDQTYDASGLTLFYERKGPKEVTCKGALMQPANSRPVDTEAISYVYPATFQDEYASLTYADLRKPEVTNSLLKETAAFIDFFFELNQQFSFARNLNVSARSLSIAQQELRTHLDTSLMDGIQRKESEVAAEFSGMSDALASPIEETLFFYPLIGAINKLANALA